CTCATTGGTCTCCTCCTCATCTTGCTGGTATTTGCCTTCATCGTTACCAGACCTGATGGGAGCTACGGTGTGCCTGGAAGGGGTTACCAGGAGTATAGGCTTGATGGCTACTCTAGCTGGCTTACAAACCATGTAGTTGACTCCAAGAGCTGGAATAAGATCAGGGATAGTTTGGCTGACACCGATGTCTGTCCTAAGTTGACTCAACAGTTCATCACCGCTGATCAGTTTTTTGCTACTCATCTCTCTCCTCTTCAGGTAAATCGTTTCAATTATGGCCatatttcttattctttgatGAAAATACGAGTAcccttttaaattttccatttgttaTTGTATAGTAAAGCCATCAAACAGATTAAGTTCATTGCTATTTACCTGAAATATCAGAGGAATTACTTCTAACCAAACTGGTCTTTAGATCTTAACTTTCCTCACTGTAActttaaagctttttttttttttaatcttcaacGACCTCCTATGACATTGTTTTACTTTTCCGCATTTTTTAACTGGTTTTCCCAGTGAAGATAGATCCTTTTGTTGATGGTTATTGGATGATTGAATTTACGTTGATCACACACTCCCAAGTTGGTGGAACAGGACATGATTTGATGTCCTAAAGCAGGGCCCACTCACCTCACTAAGACCATAAAGTAGGACCCACTATTATGGGCTTAATCtttaatttagggaaaacaaTGACACCAGAGTTCATCGGCCCCCCTCATGAATGGATCGGTTTAATCCACAAGATCATTAGTTCAAGCACATGTCGTGTGCTGTGGGGCAACCAAGCAACGCCGAATGAAGTTTATAAACAATTACCAGCTTTGGCAACACATGGTGACTATGTGGGCATTGTTTAGAGAGGAGGTGTTACTTTATCCTTTAtcctttttgttgttgttttgtttttggtttaaatctttcatttttgttatgtttgatAGTCAGGGTGTTGTAAGCCTCCAACAATATGTGGCTACACTTTTGTGAACCCAACGTTGTGGACAAACCCGGTGAACCCAGCAGGGGACCCTGACTGCAACCTATGGAGCAATGACCAGACCCAACTCTGCTATAACTGCAACTCATGCAAAGCTGGTCTGCTGGGGAACCTGAGGAGAGAATGGAGGAAAGCCAACATAATTCTCATTGTGGCAGTGGTGGAACTAATATGGGTCTATATCATTGCTTGCAGTGCCTTCAAGAATGCCCAAACGGAGGACCTCTTCAACCGCTACAAACAGGGTTggacttaaaaaataaaataaaataaccttTGGTTCAATGTGTCTGTTGTATGTATTCCAATGTTATGGTTCTTATATCTAGAAAATGCGTGGACAGTGAGGAAGGGTACTTATTACACTGTAATTAATGAAAACGAGAATACAATTTCAAATTATCAACTTCTTCACGACTATAAGGTTCTTGGATTTGtgcaaaaaagaaaactcaTTGATAGGAAGAAAATCCTCATAATCTTCAGACTGATAGTGATAGCTTCTTAAGCAGTAGAAAGCTTCCTAGAGTAAACAATGTACATAGGATCTGAGCGTCCTGGATTAGGAGATATATCAACAGCCTGTAGACaaaaatgaatttcttttagGCTCAGATTAGTGTCTACCATAAACTTGGGTGCTTTTAAATTGGATATATACATAAAGCACGTATTCACATCAATGCAGACTGGCAACACCTAGTTTCCATTTGGAAACTTTGGGGCttatcttaaaatatttgcaacAGCGTATATAGAGTTAAGAGATTGCCGGCTAATGGTTGTCCAAGAAAAACTTGAGGGGTGAAGAGCCTATTATGagacaaaatattaaatattgtttaCCTGAGGAGGTTCAAATCCGCCAGCATAATGGAAATATGACCCAACAATCAAAGCATGATCGGTGTCACCAGTGGATGTCCATATAGAGATTGCTTTTGTCCAAAAGCAGCGATTTGAAAAACTGCTTCGGAAATGAGTCACGTTTAAGTTCAAAGAagtgtataaaataaaaatggttgaacaaagaaatggaagatGTAATAGGAATGAGAAACATAAGCcgaggaaaaaaaaatcatgcagGCTATAGAGTCAACAAGGAATAGAAAGAAAAGTGGgacaaagtttgatcttaagCTTCGATGCAACGATTAGTTAGAAGTAGATGAAAAGTTCACCTCATTATAGCCAATCCACCAGGCTTAAGAATCCGGCACATCTCTTTGAAAACATCAAGAGGCTTTGTTAGATAATCAACACTGACCTACAAGATTACATCCTTAAAACGCCATCCTTAACTCGGAGATAGGTCATTAAAGCATAGCTTTCAGAGAGGAAGTGCAAAAATATTCTCAAGTATCTTTCATTTCATCTAAACTGGAAAAACAAGGAGAAGAGGGAAAGGAATAACTAATGCAAAAGGAAAGGAGTTATGGACGAGAGGAGAAAAAACACCCACCACATTGGTAATGACATCAAAGGAATTATCTTCAAAGGGAAGCTTAGGTTTCAAATTTAAGTCTTGCACAACATATTCTGTTAGAACCTACAAAGACAATTATTTAAGGTAATAATGTCATGAACAGCTGCAGTGTCATACTTCAGTTGTACTCATGAACTCACACAGATAATGATTTCTAGAActtaatactattattttagtAGAACTCATTAATAGATTAAAGTAACTATATCATTCAAGTTGTTGCTAAAATCACCCTTGTATAGCAGCATTTTGATGACCAGCTTATAATCCAACCAGTAAAAAAGTGAGAAGAAATGCTGAACTCACAGGGTTCCGCTTAAGCTCTTCCTCATTCATACCCATTCCAACTACCCGTTCTTGCTTGTATCCTTTTGGAAAATGACTGACCTAAACATAAAACCGAGAACAGCATCATGAGAATGTGATAGAGAAAGAGGGTGATCTCAACACCAAGAATGTCTTACCCAACTACTGCACATATCCAAGATGCTCACTCCAGGAGTATTGCTGGGAGGGAAAACCTCTGAGTAGTATTTAGTAAGTGCAGCAATGGCTGCATCATCAATATGCGTAACAAAGCGTGGCGCTTCATAGAACAACGAATCTGATGTTCTGAAAGGTGAATTAAAGCTATGAAAATATGAAACTCATCAATATGCTTAACGTTGAGGATAAAACTTGGAAATTATTGAAGCAAAGTGTAAACTTTCAGCTAAATGATATCTGCTAGATTAAACCACTCGCTGAAGCATTAAATCCTTTAATCAGTATAATATAGGATGAGTTATGGAGTGCTGAGAGCTTTCCTGTTTGTTTAGCGGTACTAATCAACttcttttttcctattttatatGGCAAAATCTAGAGGGAAATTATATGAGATACAGGTAACAAGTTTGGACTGCTTGATTGAAACAAAAAGCCCCCAGTCTTTGAGAAATAATAGATTCCACAGACTTGTGTTTTAATCTTGTTACTTTGTTTAAGTTAGAACAAAGAGTTTTGCCTAACATCTCGCACTTTCGCAACTCTCATTCTTCTATAACTGATGAAAGATGCTTGAAAATTTACTTCTCCAAATTCCGACCAGCAATCCCAAATGTGAATAAATCATCAAGAAGATGGTCAGTACAAAGCAGCAACAAGGATATTAATGCAAGGAATAACCAAAGCAGGAACAAAATGAGATGAATAACCTCAAGGAAAGCCGAAATTTAACataagaattcaatttaaacagCAAGATGTAGTTTGGATTATTTACTCATCGAAGCGTTGGAAATCCTCGTCCTTGAAGGGGAACTGCTCTGGCCATTCCACATTCTGCAATGCCTATGAAGCCAAGCAAGGAGATTTGGTGAACTATAGAATTAGGACAATGGTGGAATGATGAGAACTCCAGAAAGTAACTAAAAGCATACATGAACTGAAAAGCAAGAAACAGAAGAGGCTATTAAACTCCACCAAGCACTTCGATTCATAGATTAGCTGTTTTTACTTGTGAATGCCAGCGCGTGAAACCATTCACTACTACCAATTGCATTGCAGGACCTAATTGGGGTTCGGGAACTCAGCTCAAAATCATCTCTGATTTAAGAACTTGTATGCATGATTAAGTTCATTCTCAGTGAATCCAACGCAATTGTTTCATATCAAAGTATATACCTTTTAACCCTTTGGTGCTGAACTGAAGAACTAAAGGGCAATAAGATTTGTTGCCTACCCACTTATACAATTTTCAtgaagaataataaataaatgaagtgcaaaattttcttttattataggCCAAGAATTGATCAACTATACAATCCAATGAACTTAATCTTTATTATGATCAAGCATCAACTAAGGAGTTAGGAGGttcttttcttccattttgaTACAAACCCATTTTCAAAAGCTTATAAATtgcctataaaattgaaataacccACAAGctattaatgaaaaaaaacccAGGAACCAAatggaagaaagaagaaataataatcaattggaaaataaaccTGTTCAACAGCACCCTTTAGCCTTGCAGAAGCAATAAAAGATTTGCTATTGCCGGCCATGTTCATGTACTGAGCCCAAAATGAAGCTCCTAAGCCTACCACCAGTCTACGTGGCAGCCTACCACCATTGTTCCATTTTTTTAGCTTACACGAAAGACTAGAGACAGAAGCAACAGCCGGAGCATGAATTGTAGCGGAAATTAAGCGAGAATAACAAACAGCAGTCAAGACGGGAAACCTTTGTTGCAGTTGAAGTCCGAGGATTGCCATGTTTGACGTCACCTCATCGTATATATAGGTTTGTACTTTTATATGATGCTAACTGGGATATGATATCAGCCACGTGGGGCATTGACAACCGTCTGATCAGTTGTGGGTGTAGTCTCCATACTTTGATGTCTTATCTTAATATTAGTGATTCAGATTGGGTTTACGTGGATATCTTACTCGTCATCTATTGTTTCCAAGGTCCACGGTTTCATCATTTCATTACAATGGCTGTAGGTTTGATCTACTTTGTGAAAGCCGCATACATCCCATTTTAAGACATCGAATTTCTTATACTGTACGGATAGAGTTCGGGGGAAAAAAAGGTAAGGATGGTTCAGATTTCAGAAACATGGGAATTTGATTTCCACTTGAATTTGGAGGTTACATATATAACAGGCAAAATAAGAATGAGAAAGAATGCTGCAAAGCTACGAAAAGAATGCTGCAAAGCTACGAATTTCTACTTGAGTATTCTTTTACACAGAAAAATGCCAATATACAggaatactattaagataagctGAAAATGAGTGTCGACTGGATGTGCAATATACATGGAAATGCACATATGGAGACACATGCTTTATAACGAATCGCTTGTTTGGGTTGACACAGCTGGCTTCTCAATTGGTGCAGATACGGATTCGAGATTCAGGTCTCCGACTGCCTTTGACGGACCAATGTTGCAATGCGGTTGTCTGTGAGTTTGGATAGCATCCTTTATTTTCTGAAACTGCAGATGATAAGGAAAAGTagctatcattttattttgaatatttctttAAATGATGCAGTTGCATAAGAAAATTGGTCATCTATACATGCAAGTCAGAAGCCTAAATATGCATAAAGAAGAGTCTTCTAGTACGTTGTCCTTCCACCTTGAATATTTCTCTTCCTATTCACTTAACCAAATAACCAGCAccaaaaagagggaaaaaaggAATCATTATTCTAACATGCAGCATTTCAAGCAAGTTACAGTATGCTGAAAGATTCTTCTGATGGTGCACCTATGGTCGAGCAAGCAATGTATTCTAGAACCAGATTTCAATGCATCAACCTCTTTTTCAAGGACAGTGCTCTAATGTTGGGCTAAATTTTCCTATGATTATTCTATGGctaacttctttttttccccctttCTATTCCATTTCCCAGCAGCCAAGTG
This genomic stretch from Gossypium raimondii isolate GPD5lz chromosome 6, ASM2569854v1, whole genome shotgun sequence harbors:
- the LOC105772779 gene encoding LOW QUALITY PROTEIN: tetraspanin-2 (The sequence of the model RefSeq protein was modified relative to this genomic sequence to represent the inferred CDS: substituted 1 base at 1 genomic stop codon); the protein is MGVANNITAVLNFVAFLCSIPIMAAGIWLAQQPDNGYIHLLXWPVVLLGFLILLVSLAGFVGAYRNKETPLAFYLCCMAILIGLLLILLVFAFIVTRPDGSYGVPGRGYQEYRLDGYSSWLTNHVVDSKSWNKIRDSLADTDVCPKLTQQFITADQFFATHLSPLQSGCCKPPTICGYTFVNPTLWTNPVNPAGDPDCNLWSNDQTQLCYNCNSCKAGLLGNLRREWRKANIILIVAVVELIWVYIIACSAFKNAQTEDLFNRYKQGWT
- the LOC105772776 gene encoding uncharacterized protein LOC105772776 isoform X2; its protein translation is MAILGLQLQQRFPVLTAVCYSRLISATIHAPAVASVSSLSCKLKKWNNGGRLPRRLVVGLGASFWAQYMNMAGNSKSFIASARLKGAVEQALQNVEWPEQFPFKDEDFQRFDETSDSLFYEAPRFVTHIDDAAIAALTKYYSEVFPPSNTPGVSILDMCSSWVSHFPKGYKQERVVGMGMNEEELKRNPVSVDYLTKPLDVFKEMCRILKPGGLAIMSFSNRCFWTKAISIWTSTGDTDHALIVGSYFHYAGGFEPPQAVDISPNPGRSDPMYIVYSRKLSTA
- the LOC105772776 gene encoding uncharacterized protein LOC105772776 isoform X1, which encodes MAILGLQLQQRFPVLTAVCYSRLISATIHAPAVASVSSLSCKLKKWNNGGRLPRRLVVGLGASFWAQYMNMAGNSKSFIASARLKGAVEQALQNVEWPEQFPFKDEDFQRFDETSDSLFYEAPRFVTHIDDAAIAALTKYYSEVFPPSNTPGVSILDMCSSWVSHFPKGYKQERVVGMGMNEEELKRNPVLTEYVVQDLNLKPKLPFEDNSFDVITNVVSVDYLTKPLDVFKEMCRILKPGGLAIMSFSNRCFWTKAISIWTSTGDTDHALIVGSYFHYAGGFEPPQAVDISPNPGRSDPMYIVYSRKLSTA